A genome region from Paralichthys olivaceus isolate ysfri-2021 chromosome 6, ASM2471397v2, whole genome shotgun sequence includes the following:
- the sgk2a gene encoding serine/threonine-protein kinase Sgk2 isoform X2 encodes MQVLLAKLKADSKFYAVKVLQKKVILKKKEQKNIMAERNVLLKSLTHPFLVRLHYSFQTPEKLYFVLDYVNGGELFFHLQRERCFSEPRARFYAAEVASAIGYLHSLNIVYRDLKPENILLDSQGHVVLTDFGLCKEGVEPEGTTSTFCGTPEYLAPEVLRKEPYDRTVDWWCLGAVLYEMIYSLPPFYSRDVGEMYDGILHKSLPLPQGKSEAVCSLLVGLLQKDQHRRLGSIADFLEIKNHTFFSPINWDDLYHKRITPPYNPNVKGPADTQHIDPEFTREMVPNSVSRTPELNASTSCNNAFNGFSFVGSDDSFL; translated from the exons caaAAGAACATCATGGCCGAGAGAAACGTGCTGCTGAAGAGTCTCACACATCCGTTTCTGGTTCGGCTCCACTACTCCTTCCAGACACCTGAGAAGCTTTACTTTGTCCTCGACTATGTAAACGGGGGAGAG TTGTTCTTccatctgcagagagagagatgtttctCTGAGCCCAGAGCGAGGTTCTACGCCGCCGAAGTAGCGAGCGCCATCGGCTACCTTCACTCTCTCAACATCGTTTACAG AGATCTGAAACCAGAGAATATTCTTCTTGACTCTCAG GGCCACGTGGTACTGACAGATTTTGGGCTGTGTAAAGAAGGTGTGGAGCCGGAGGGGACGACCTCAACTTTCTGTGGGACACCAGAA TACTTGGCTCCAGAGGTTCTTCGTAAGGAACCGTATGACAGGACAGTGGACTGGTGGTGTCTGGGAGCAGTTCTCTATGAGATGATCTACAGCCTG CCTCCGTTCTACAGCCGTGACGTCGGAGAAATGTATGATGGGATCCTCCACAAGTCGCTGCCGCTGCCTCAGGGGAAGTCTGAGGCCGTCTGCTCTCTGCTGGTGGGTCTCCTGCAGAAGGACCAGCACAGACGCCTCGGGTCCATCGCTGACTTT ttaGAAATAAAGAACCACACCTTCTTCTCTCCAATCAACTGGGATGACCTTTACCACAAGAGAATCACTCCTCCCTACAACCCCAATGTG AAAGGTCCAGCCGACACTCAGCATATCGATCCAGAGTTCACCAGAGAGATGGTTCCCAACTCGGTGAGTCGGACGCCGGAGCTCAACGCCAGCACCAGCTGCAACAACGCCTTCAACGGCTTCTCCTTTGTCGGCAGCGACGACAGCTTTTTGTGA